Below is a genomic region from Zea mays cultivar B73 chromosome 9, Zm-B73-REFERENCE-NAM-5.0, whole genome shotgun sequence.
ACTTTCGATCTCGACTTGGTATCGcaaccgccaccgccaccgcccgtGATGCGCTCCATCCCCGGCTGAGTCCAACACCGCCACCGTGGTCTCCGCAGAGCCGCCTCCCTTGCACCGCAGTCCGGAGACCGGGACAGCTTCGGCGTCACAGTCAGCGGTCGACCGAAGGGTGACGAGACCCGACGAGGCTCTGTAGGTGGCAGGCCCCGTTTTCCTCTACGACCAAGAAAATTAAGAATGAAAGACATTTCCTTGAGATCCGCGTCCGAGGTTTACGGGCTACAATCCGTAGTTTCTGTGTGCTGTGAAATAATCTGGCAAGATGATGCTACTCAGGTCAGGTGTGTGGTGCGGTGTTGTGAAGTTGAACTGACCAGGTTGAGCAGAGAGGCCAGCCCCCAGCTGCAGGTGCCATAGTCGCACTTCTCCGGCGGCCACCAGTCCAATGTGGCGCAGACGAAGTCGTCGTCGGTGACGGCGACGACGGACCGCGAGTCCACGACCACCGCCTCGCCGCCGGCGAAGGCGGTGGTGCTCGTGCTCACGGTGGCGGAGCCGGCGAGCCAGAAGAGCGCCCAGACGACGCAGAAGCCGACCATCTTGAGCGGCAGCCCTGCCGCCATTCCGCGAAATTAAACCGACGAGACCAAGAATCAAGGAGGAGGACAACCCGAGTGGCAGgcaacaaggcaggagaaggcttGCCGCCGGAGGGAAAATGCAAGGGAAAGGAGGCAGTCCCCTCTTGAGGAAATTAAAAGCGAGCCCCTTTGCGCCCGGGAGGGAACATGGAAGGTTCTTGTCTTCTTGCCAGCTACACCGTGTAAAGCATCTCGAGGCGGGAGGGAGCCTCAGGTGTGGTGTGGTGTAGTGTGGTGCGGTCAGTGGGTGTGGCCAAGAGATGGATGCAGATAAACAGTTCCTGGTGGTTGGAGGGCTGCTGCTGCTACCGCCACCACCTTTAATGGACGCAGGCTCGACGGGCCGGGCAAGGTAGTATATGGCAACGAGAGGGAGGAAGGAAGCATGCAACGCAAAATGAGCACTCTGATTGAGCAGAGCAGGAGCTGTGAGCAGTCGTATCACGTCTCGAGGACACGGTTAGTTAGAGCATAGCTGTCAAATCTTCAACCTTTTGTCATATTATTATAGTATCTCTATGCAACTGCTATAATTTTCTAATATTCAGTATTGATATAATAGTATTTAAAAAATGATGGTACATTTTGTACAGATTTAGGATACCCCTTCACCAATGTACAGAGCACAACACTTTTGTAACCGCACAAGGAGTGTACTGCTGTTCAAAAGAACATTTTCAGCAGTTCTCCGTTCCTACACCAAATATATATAAAAAACTATATCCATGAGGATGGTGAGGCTATGGAAGGTGGTAGACTGGCTACTACCCTAGGCAGGCTGCAATAATGCGATAGTTTGTTTGGTTGTCTAAAATCTAAACTATAGCCAAGCTCCAGTAGTATAAAAAGAAGTGTGGTGTTTGAtttttagggactaatttttaagtACTATAATTTATTAGTTTTTCTATTTAGCAATTTATGGACTAAAATATAATAAGatgtagggactaaaaattactCCCTAAAAATTAAACATGTATGCCATATTTAAGTGTTTCTAGCAGACTAGCTACGACTATGCAGATTCTTACTTATGTGCATAGACGTCGAAATACTTTTTCAACTGTCTCTTTTTTTGGCTAAATCTCTTAATTAAAATATCTTTTCACTAAGCTAATTTTATACAGTTTCAAGAACCAGACTAGACCGGTCAATACCATATAAATATGgaaatctctatctctactaactattaagacgaTAGTGTAGACCGTCGGGATGCCCCCGCCTCCCCTCCACGCTCGCACCCGCCCTGTTCCCCTCGCCCGCACAAACCGCCCCATCCGTGAGCCGCGCACGGGCCATCTGCATGCCGCATCCACCCAATCCTCTCGCCGTCTATCCCCTCCACGTGACCGCCGCCCCAACCCATCCCCTCCCCGTCCAGTGTCCGCTCCCTCCGCATTCCCCCCTTTGTTATGGTCTCTTGTTCTCCATTCCTTGTTTTCGTATTGGCCTAGGGATCTGCGTTTCACCATATGCAGTTATCGGGGATCCTGCGTCAGGTGCAGGACAGGCACAAGAGAATAGCGGCATCGAAATACATTGTGATGATGAAGAGGAGGGATCTGAGAATGCAGAACATAACAACAACTTGGAAAGCCCAAAGGAAGTTGATGCAAGTGCTGAATCACGAGAAGCAAATGGTAAATCAGAAAATCTGAAAGATGTAACTAACTTGGACAAACTGCAAGAGAAGACTGGTAGCAGCAGCTCTACAGAAGCAATCAAAGCCTTAGAGGGATTGATGGAAACAAACAGGGACTTTGAAGAACTAAAAGATTTGAATGGAAGCTCAGAAGAATTGGAAGAAGAGAATAATGGCAACATGGAAAAGCTGGTAGAACTCTTCTTGGATAAGGGGTTGTTGGATGAACTGAAGCCCATAAAAGTTGAGTCCCAGCGGCGGGTACGTGCAACACTTAGCATCATTGACAAAATGATGATCTCTCGGGTAGTGAAGGGTGGTAATGGTGCAAATGATATTCATGGAAACGATGGAGCACAACTTACTTCTATTGAAGAGGAAGGAAGGACTGCAGAAGTGAGTGATGACGGAGATCCAGCTGAGGTTGAGTCTTGTGTTGCAGAGAAGGTGGAACTTGGACATGAGACAACTCATGATTCTACATGTACTGCTTTGGATGGAGGCAATGATGGGTCCTATTTTCCTTGGAGGGAGGAGCTTGAGAGCTTGGTTCGCGGAGGTGTGCCAATGGCTCTTAGAGGAGAGGTCAGAGGTGCAACTGCAAAACCAATTTTACAAATCGCTGCTGTCTGCTTTGTGTGTGAGATTTGATACTTCATGCTCACATATTGTTGACTTCCCTGCAGATATGGCAAGCATTTGTGGGTGTTGGTGCTCGAAGGATTCCTAGGTACTACAACAAATTGCTTGATGACAGGACTGAGACATTGGATGAAAAGGATCTTGTGGACCCAGTGGTCAATGAACAGGGAAGTGCACCCAGAAAAGTTACCCAGCCTGAGAAATGGAAAGGACAGACAGAGAAGGTTGTTTTATGCAACAGTTCGAATTTAGAGGAAGCATGCCATGGTTGACAATGGGGTTTGCACAGTTGTCAATATCGTGTTTCATCAACTTGAGTTCGCTCAATTTTTTCTTGAATATATTTTTTGTAGAACAAAATTGAATTTTACAAGGTGGAATACTGATTGGGAAAAGGTAGACTACTGATTGGGAAAGCGCTACTCCCTTGTATGAACTAGCTGGTCGATGATTTTGTTTTCCATCCTTTTTGTTTTCTTGACATCAGTTTGTTCATTGGGAAGCATATATGTGGAATGATGATTAATGTTTCTGTATATTAATTTATTTTATCATAACATGTTGGCGCCGTAACAACGTACGGGCATACACCTAGTATGACAGAAAAACTAATTTTTGTGTCACATATTTTAGTCTACACTACTTTTACTATGAAAACAAATTGACTTGATAACATAAAATGATTGATAAGTTTCTCATTTTTGTGCTATTTTCTATTCATATTTATACTGTATCATTAAATTGTCCATGATCTATTATAGTGTTTCAACATTTACTATTATTTGTTTCTACCATTCCTCTTATGACATACCAATGTAAAAAATGCGTCATTGCAGCTTGGAATATTCGTTCTCGTATCTGTCATCTTAGCTGGAGCCTGGTTTGGTTATTGGGGTGTCCGTAAATTTGTCCTGGCAGAAGATGGATCTGTTGACGAGGGTGTGGCTTATTTTGTTGAGTGGGCTATCTTGATTGTTTCAGCCGTTATGATCCTCCAGGTATTACTTCTGTAACAATCTACTGTTGCTTGGAATATTCTACCTGTTTGCTTATCTTTAAACTGACAGGCTAAACTTTGTCTGCCCCTGTAGAGTTCTCTGGACTATCTCTTTGCATTTACAACTCTAGTATTATGTGGAATCATCAAAGTGATTGCAAGAATTGAGGGAAAGTCAAAAGTTTTACGCTATATATTCGGGTATGATCAACTCTCTTCCCTAATTGTGAGTCAGGGCAACTCTTTATTTGATATGTCAAATATTACTTATTACATCTATTATTATTAATCAGATAGCTCATAGCAGGAGGCACAAATCTAACAGACTTCATAGAAGAACACATTATTTTGGCAAGATGACCACATTACTATATTTAAGAAAAATACCTTGAAAAACCAATTTGAAAAATATCTTGAAAAAACAAGTTAAACATGTTATGTGATCATGgttttaaagcggtaaggcggtccaaggcgttggaccaccgcctggacgcctaggcgacgcctaggcgaggtaggcgggcaaggcgcctaggcgttagaccaccgcctggacgcctaggcgacgcgtTAAGAATAGAGTATGTGATATTTCTATTATAAGATGATTCCTatttgttggtgacttgttccagTCAACATACTATTCACAGCCAGACACCTCTGTAAGGCACATGGTAAAATTTGTGAAGTGTGAACTTTGATGGAGCTACTTTTTGACCTGCTGGCTGCTGTGGTGTGGGTCAATGGAAACCATGGAGTAGCCCAATATCATTAGGAATTATAGTCTTAAACTTTCACTTACAATGGCATCAGAAACAAGGAATGACATAGCCCATGTGGAATATACAAGTTCAGAAATTGGCCTGGTTGATCTTACTTATCCTAAGAAAACCATGACACAATGTTATTCTTGTTGTCTAGCATTATAGACTTACCTGTAAGAAATTTATTTCAAATGTATGTAAATCTTCAAGTGGATAATCAATAAATAACTGAAAATGAATGGCATAGCTTTTGCAACCAAAATCCTTTAATCCTAGGGATTATCTCAGTAACTGAACATATGCTAATGCATACAAGCAGTAATTTATGTTCTTGATTGTTTGGTTAATGTCAGGTACCTAGGAACATGGTACCCAAAATAAGGCCTGTAAACCTTCTTGTCGAGCAAGTCTGCGAGGCAGAGCAACCGACCAGGCCCCTGCCGAGGAAGCCTGCGAAGCAAAGCCATCGACCAGGTCCCTGTCGAGCAAGTCCACGAGGCAGAGCAACCGACCAGGTCTCTGCCGAGCAAGTCCGTGAGGCGGAGCAACCGACCAGGTCACTGTCGAGCAAGTCCGCACGACGGAGCCACCAACCAGGTCCCCGTCGAGCAAGTCCGTGAGGCGAAGCGGCCGACCAGGTCCCtgccgagcaagtccgcgaggcagaGTGGCCGACCAGGTCCCTGCCGAGCAAATTCGTGAGGCAAGATGACCACTTAGGTCCCGACCAAGAAAGTGAAGCAAGGTGGAAACCCAAGTCAAACACCGCGAAGTCCACGTCGACTAAAGACAAGACATGACACTCCATGCTATGGCCAGTCACCCGAACGGCAAGCCGAGGGCATGCCGAGTGGTCGCTATCGACATATGACTGCACCTCCCCAAGTACGGCCTCAGACGCGCTCCCGTAGCCTCGAGGGTTCGGACGACCCTATTCATAAAGTACCTCAGCATCAGAGCTTCTACAGTGACCCGAGTACCGGGTAGTGCGCAACAGATACACCATACTGGGTGTATGGCTACGCATGCCAACGAGTGACGCAGGCTAGACCGCACGACGCACGACTGCTCCATACGATTGACCTGTGGGACCCCCCGCACCTACCACGAGGATGTCAGCAGAAGATCACCTAAAGGGACCCGTACTACAAGCGTACGAGATAGTACGCCATGATGGGAGTATTGCTACGCACGGCCCTACGGATAGCACCAGAGGAACCACGCTACCCAAGGgccaccgaccgagctccccccagCATAATACAAGTCCCCATTGTAAAGTCCAGCCCTTGAACAATAAAAGGGAAGGACCACCTCTTTTCTAAACACACGAGCACACCAGTTGTAACACACCCTCAGCAATACTACGATTAGCACAACACTAGACTAGGGCGCAAGTCTGAACCAGTATAAATCCTCTGTCTCAATCCTCATGTTCGAGTCCCAGCGactcaccattcggagtgagtccaTACAAACTTTCCCTCCAGACACAAAACTTACTGCTCCTGGTTTCCGAAACCACGACAGTTGGCAAGCCAGGTATGGGAACTTTTAGCATGCCAATAGACATTCATCACTTCGATGGCCCACACATCGACATTCGCCAGTGGCGAAACCTTTGCGCCGGGGAGCCACATCATGTTCAACACCCTTGACTTCCTCGCCACCGCCACCGGCGATCTATGCCTCACCACCTTCGACGTACCTGTCGCCACGGGCACATAACCCACACGCTCCACCGGGAGCAAGGCAGAGAAGTGGCGCCTGAAGAGGCGCGTCGCCGCTTTGAAGTGCCGCTTCAACAGTCACACCGACACCATCAAGAAAAAGGCAGCGGGAGACTCACCGTCAACTCTAGTGGCCATCATCGGTCACCAGCCGACAATCCGACATTCGTCCTCGATCTGCTCGAGGACGGCTCGAGCCACGGCTCGACCGGGGCCAACTCCGACGCTTACGAGGCGCCGAAAATGGCCTGCTTCGTGGCAACACCGCCACGAAACAAGAACGGCAGGGGGGACGATGAGCCCCCCATCCAGGAAGAGTATCAGCGACAGCGCCAGGGGCGCATCCTC
It encodes:
- the LOC100284494 gene encoding rhodopsin-like receptor isoform X1: MPHPPNPLAVYPLHVTAAPTHPLPVQCPLPPHSPLCYGLLFSIPCFRIGLGICVSPYAVIGDPASGAGQAQENSGIEIHCDDEEEGSENAEHNNNLESPKEVDASAESREANGKSENLKDVTNLDKLQEKTGSSSSTEAIKALEGLMETNRDFEELKDLNGSSEELEEENNGNMEKLVELFLDKGLLDELKPIKVESQRRVRATLSIIDKMMISRVVKGGNGANDIHGNDGAQLTSIEEEGRTAEVSDDGDPAEVESCVAEKVELGHETTHDSTCTALDGGNDGSYFPWREELESLVRGGVPMALRGEIWQAFVGVGARRIPRYYNKLLDDRTETLDEKDLVDPVVNEQGSAPRKVTQPEKWKGQTEKLGIFVLVSVILAGAWFGYWGVRKFVLAEDGSVDEGVAYFVEWAILIVSAVMILQSSLDYLFAFTTLVLCGIIKVIARIEGKSKVLRYIFGGLSDGTSRNSSRYGDFDEDYSSMNEDRQDGFGNLHGGYQRHAPRRNSPLAGSAKTLSQGVAMDSFYSTFHTTPERMEFTKEEYEAFTRKETKKAMKQLLSSPDFNRWALANADRISVAPPGGSYSSNNSQQRHRFLGLF